The Dunckerocampus dactyliophorus isolate RoL2022-P2 chromosome 1, RoL_Ddac_1.1, whole genome shotgun sequence genome has a segment encoding these proteins:
- the LOC129191846 gene encoding carbohydrate sulfotransferase 10-like, which produces MRHHGLLLRACALVLLFLMFVTKFISYKAVNEYGEMAGVQSWTLSGHKVAKLPVPSSVKTLAPQPDQSSAAPALAEWEAVLEKRIQLLSAVCKNSRLRSLTHVPISKFVLDRIFVSDKHNILFCQTPKVGNTQWKKVLIALNGTFSSVEEIPENLVHDHEKNGLPRLSSFKPQEITLRLNTYFKFFIVRDPFERLISAFKDKFITNPRFEPWYKHDIAPAIIRKYRKSHRDGDRVASGLHFEDFVRYLGDAEGRRRMDRQFGEHIIHWATYAELCAPCDIRYDVIGHHETLERDAAHILRRAGIEQLVSYPAIPPGITRYNKTKVERYFSGISKRDIRRLYERYQGDFHLFGYPTPDFLLN; this is translated from the exons ATGCGGCACCACGGGTTGCTCCTTCGGGCTTGCGCCTTGGTGCTGCTCTTCCTCATGTTCGTCACCAAGTTCATCAGCTACAAAGCTGTCAACG AATATGGAGAGATGGCTGGTGTTCAGAGCTGGACATTGTCAGGACACAAGGTGGCAAAGCTTCCAGTGCCCTCTTCTGTAAAAACCCTTGCACCGCAACCAGATCAG TCCTCAGCAGCCCCTGCATTGGCCGAGTGGGAAGCAGTTCTAGAGAAGCGAATCCAGCTGCTCTCAGCTGTTTGTAAGAACAGTAGACTCAGGAGTTTGACCCACGTCCCCATCAGCAAGTTCGTCCTGGACCGCATTTTTGTCAGTGACAAGCACAACATCTTGTTCTGCCAGACACCCAAAGTGGGAAACACGCAGTGGAAGAAGGTCCTCATTGCTCTCAACG GAACCTTCTCCAGTGTGGAGGAGATCCCAGAGAACCTCGTCCATGACCATGAGAAGAATGGCCTGCCGCGCCTCTCATCGTTCAAGCCACAAGAAATTACACTCAG ATTGAACACTTACTTTAAGTTTTTCATCGTGAGGGATCCGTTTGAGCGTCTGATCTCTGCATTCAAGGACAAGTTCATCACGAACCCCCGTTTCGAGCCTTGGTACAAGCACGACATCGCTCCCGCCATCATCCGCAAGTACCGCAAAAGCCACCGCGACGGCGATCGCGTCGCGTCCGGCTTGCACTTTGAGGACTTTGTCCGTTACCTTGGGGATGCGGAGGGCCGGCGCCGCATGGACCGTCAGTTTGGCGAGCACATCATCCACTGGGCGACGTACGCAGAGCTGTGCGCGCCGTGCGACATCCGCTACGACGTCATTGGCCACCACGAGACACTGGAGCGAGACGCCGCCCACATCCTGAGGAGAGCGGGCATCGAACAGCTGGTGTCCTACCCGGCCATCCCTCCTGGCATCACGCGCTACAACAAGACCAAGGTGGAACGCTACTTTTCAGGTATCAGCAAGCGGGACATCAGGCGCCTCTACGAGCGCTATCAGGGGGACTTTCACTTATTTGGGTACCCAACACCTGACTTTCTGCTCAACTGA